The genomic region CCGGGCCGTAAAGACGCCCAGGAGTTTATCTGCGGGTTGGGGCAGGAAGAATTCGGTGTAGCAGAATGTCGGTTTAATGTGGAAGACAGCGGGCTGCATTACCGGGTTACTGTTTATACACTGAAGTTAGGCTGATCGTAAATTTAAATGCGGAACAGTAGGGAAAGGGGCCCTCATGAAGGTTTGTACTTTGGCTAGTGGGAGTTCTGGAAACTCAATATTTATCAAATCTGATAATACGTCCGTGATTGTTGATGCCGGAATGAGTGGAAAGGCTTTGGAAGCAAAAATACAGGCTATGGGGGAATTATGTGAGAGTCTTTCCGCTATTTTAATAACTCATGAGCATAGCGACCATATAAAAGGTGTTGGAGTTTTGGCCCAACGTTATGATTTGCCTGTCTATGTGACGGAAAAAACCTGGCGGGCTTTGCAGTTTAGCCTGGGCAAAATACATGAACAGCAGGTATGTTGTTTTAGGCCCGGCCATGTCCTGGAAATTGACTCTTTGAAAATCGAGACTTTTTCCACATCCCACGACGCAGCCGATCCCGTCGGATATGTTTTCTACGAGGGGGATACCAAGGCGAGTATTATCACGGATACGGGCTGCATGACCTCGGAAATCGTGAAAAAAGTCCGGGGATCTCATTATTTTATTCTGGAAGCCAACCATGACATCGATATGCTGCAAAGAGGGTCTTATCCCTGGCCTCTGAAAAAACGGATATTAGGCAACAGGGGGCACTTGTCCAATATTGTGGCGGGGCATAGTTTAGTTTCCCTTGTTTCGGGACAAACTAATTCCGTTACTCTGGCTCATTTGAGTGCGGAAAATAATAAACCTGACCTGGCTTTTACCACGGTTTCCCGCATTTTGGCAGAAAACGGCCTGACAGCGGGTGAAAATATTAACTTGTCGGTAGCTCCACGGTATGTACCGGGGCTGATATGGGACAGTTCTAATTACAGGTGACGCAGATCAACCACAATTTGTTGCTGAAACAGAAAACAATAATTAATCCAAAGCGTAAAATGATATGCTGGAGATACTATTATCAAGCTTCAGACGCGCGCCTTGATTATTTAGCATAATTATGATAAAATTATGCTAAGCAAAATGTGGAGGTGTTATTCTATGCCACAGATTAGGCCGGTATCGGATTTGCGAAATAATTTCGCAGAGATTTCAAGGGTTGTCCACGAAACCTCCGAACCTGTTTTTCTTACAAAAAATGGGTATGGAGATATGGTTGTGATGAGCTTTGAAGCTTACGAAAAGCTACAATTTGAAAGTGAAGTGTATTTCAAATTGAAGGAAGCGGAATTGCAAGCAAAACAAACCAATCAGCGTTTTTCCCATAAAGAGGTT from Thermincola ferriacetica harbors:
- a CDS encoding MBL fold metallo-hydrolase; translated protein: MKVCTLASGSSGNSIFIKSDNTSVIVDAGMSGKALEAKIQAMGELCESLSAILITHEHSDHIKGVGVLAQRYDLPVYVTEKTWRALQFSLGKIHEQQVCCFRPGHVLEIDSLKIETFSTSHDAADPVGYVFYEGDTKASIITDTGCMTSEIVKKVRGSHYFILEANHDIDMLQRGSYPWPLKKRILGNRGHLSNIVAGHSLVSLVSGQTNSVTLAHLSAENNKPDLAFTTVSRILAENGLTAGENINLSVAPRYVPGLIWDSSNYR
- a CDS encoding type II toxin-antitoxin system Phd/YefM family antitoxin; the protein is MPQIRPVSDLRNNFAEISRVVHETSEPVFLTKNGYGDMVVMSFEAYEKLQFESEVYFKLKEAELQAKQTNQRFSHKEVFDSLRQTLQEKADDGNV